The Amycolatopsis sp. QT-25 genomic sequence TCCTTCTTCGTCTGCTGCTGGGTGATCTTCGTGGCGAGCACCAGTTCGGAGAACTTGCGGGCGAGGGTGGCGTCCTCGTTGCCGGTGGACTTCTTGATGTACTGCTGGGTGATCCCCGAGCCGCCGCCGACGCCGGTCACCAGCGCGCGGCCGAGTCCGGTGAGATCGAAGCCCTCGTTGTCCCAAAAAGTCGGGTCCTCGGTCGCGACGATCGCGTCGCGCAGCTTCGCGGGGATGGCGTCATAGGGCACGAACAGCCGGTCGCCGCCCGGCGGAATCACCTTGAGCAGTTCGGAACCGTCGGCGTTCTGCAGGACGACGGTCTTGTCGAGGCCGGCCAGCACCTCTTCCGGACTGCGGACGTCGAGCAAGACGTACGCGACTCCGAACGCGACCACCGGGATGCCGATGAGCAGCCCGAGCGTCCAGGCGGCGATCCGGCGCCACCTGCGCTGCTTCCCTTTCGCCTCCGGGGTGGCCGTGGTCTCCGACTCGGGTGCGACTGCCTCATCCGGGTTTTCCACGCCAGGTAAGACGACCGAACGAGTGAAAAGGTTGTGGGAAAATCACCGAATCGTGTCCTGGACACCATCGCATTCAGGTGACGAAATGCGGCCAGTCTCGCTTGGACCCGCACGCTCGCCTGCCAGAAGTACGTGAAGGACCCCTTCCTTGCACCTAAGTACAGGAAGGGGTCCTTCATGTACTGAGGAAGGTGTGAAGGTCGAGTTCCTTCCGCTGAGCCGCGGGATAGGGGCCTTCACGAGCCGCTGGAACGGCAAAGCCGAGTGACCTCAGGCGAGAAACGCGCGAAGCAGTGAAGCCGTCCCTTCGACGTGCTCCGCCATCGCCCGGCGGGCCGCCTCGGAGTCGCCGGCGAGGATCGCGTCGACGATGGCCTCGTGCTGGGCGTTGGAGTGCTCCAGATTCGGTTCGAGCAGCGGGATCATGTGGAGCAGCTGGTTGACCCGCGTCCGCGCGTCGGCCATCGCCGTGGTCAGCGCGCCGGACGCGGTGACCTCGGCGATCGCCAGGTGCAGCCGCGAATCCTTGCGCCGGTAGTCACCGACGTCGGCCGCGGCGGCCTCGGCGAGCGTGCTGGTCAGATGCTGCCGGTCGGCCGGGCTGAGGGAGCGCGAAGCCGCCATCTCGGCGGCGCCGGTTTCCAGGACGTGCCGCAGGCCGAGCGCGTCTTCCAGGGTGGCGTTGTCGACCTTCCGCCCGTCGGCGGCGGGCGGGTCGGGCAGGACGTCGTTGACGAACGTGCCGCCGTACCGGCCACGCCGCGACTCGACGTAGCCCGCGTCGGAAAGTGCGCGGATGGCCTCGCGCAGCGTCACCCGGCTGACTCCGAGCCGTTCGGCGAGTTCACGCTCCGACGGCAGCCGCTCCCCCGCGCCCACCACACCGAGCCGGATCGCCTGAAGCAGCCGTTCGACGGTTTCCTCGAAGGCGTTGCCCGCGCGCACCGGGCGGAACAGCGCGTCACCCGCTTTCGACTCCACCACCCGAGTTTAGGCCGCCCGCAATTCGGCACCTGGTTGCGGTACTTGCGCACGCATCCATCGCAATCAGGTGCCGAATTGCGGAGGAGGTCAGCACTCGATGACGTTCACGGCGAGGCCGCCGCGCGCGGTCTCCTTGTACTTCACGCTCATGTCGGCGCCGGTCTCCCGCATGGTCTTGATCGCCTTGTCCAGCGTCACGACGTGCGAGCCGTCACCGCGCATCGCCATCCGCGCGGCGTGGACCGCCTTGGACGCGCCCACGGCGTTGCGTTCGATGCACGGGATCTGCACCAGCCCGCCGACCGGGTCACAGGTCAGCCCCAGGTGGTGTTCGACGCCGATCTCGGCGGCGTTCTCCACCTGCGCGGGCGAGCCGCCGAGGACCTCGGTGAGCCCGGCGGCGGCCATGGCACTGGCCGAGCCGACCTCGCCCTGACAGCCGACCTCGGCTCCCGAGATCGAGCCCGTCTGCTTGAGGATCGAGCCGATCGCGCCCGCGGTGAGCATGAACGTCACGATGCCGTCGTCCGACGAGCCCCGGATGAACCGCTGGTAGTAGTGCAGAACGGCCGGGATGATCCCCGCCGCCCCGTTGGTCGGCGCGGTGACGACGCGGCCGCCCGCGGCGTTCTCCTCGTTGACCGCCAGCGCGTACAGGCTCACCCAGTCCATCGCGTACAGCGGGTCGCCGACGCCGTCCTCGGCGAGCAGCTTCTCGTGCAACGCCTTCGCGCGGCGCGGCACCTTCAGCCCGCCCGGCAGGACACCTTCGTGCTCGCAGCCGTTGCGCACGCATTCCACCATGACCTGCCAGATCTCCAGCAGGCCTGCGCGGACCTCCTCGCGCGTGCGCCAGGAGAGTTCGTTGCGCAGCATGATTTCGCTGATCGGCAGCCCGGTGTCCGCGCAGTGCTTCAGCAGATCCGCGCCGGTGCGGAACGGGAACTCCAGCTTGGTCGAGTCCTCGACGACGACGGTGTCGGTCTCGTAGGACTCGTCGCGGACGAACCCGCCGCCGACCGAGTAGTAGGTCCGCTCGCGCAGCACCTTCCCGTCGGCGTCGAACGCGCGGAAGATCATCCCGTTCGGATGCGCGGGCAACGACTTCCGCCGGTGCATGGTCAGATCGATGTCCTCGGTGAACACGATCTCGTGCTCACCGCGCAGCTTCAGCAGACAGGATTCCCGGATTTCCGCGATCTTCCCGGGCACCGTGCCGGTGTCGATCTCTTCCGGACGCTCCCCGGACAACCCGAGCAGCACGGCCTTGTCACTGCCGTGCCCGAACCCGGTCGCGCCGAGCGAGCCGAAAAGCTCGCTCTGGACCCGGGTCGTGGCCGTCAGCTCACCGTCGGCGGCCAGACCGTCCACAAAGGTCAGCGCGGCGCGCATCGGGCCCACCGTATGGGAGCTGGAGGGACCGATGCCGATCGAAAACAGGTCGAAGACGCTGATCGCCATTGATCTGCCCTCCTTCCTATCTGGCCAGCAGTGAGCTGGCTTCTTGGGCGGCGGGTCCTTCGGCGGCGAGGTGGGCCAGGTTCTCCGACAGCGCTTCACCGCGGTGAGCCTTCGTCTGCGCGAACAAGCGACCGGCCCGATACGACGAACGAACCAGCGGCCCCGCCATCACACCCGCGAACCCCAACGCTTCGGCCGCCTGCGAATGTTCCACGAACTCCTCCGGCTTGACCCACCGGTCCACCGGGTGATGCCGAGGCGAGGGCCGCAGGTACTGGGTGATCGTGAGGATCTCACACCCCGCCTCGACCAGATCCCTCATCGCCGGAGCCACCTCCTCCGGCGTCTCACCCATCCCCAGGATCAGATTCGACTTCGTCACCAAACCAGCCTCACGAGCCCGCGTGATCACCTCCAACGACCGCGCATACCGGAAACCCGGCCGAATCCGCTTGAAAATCCGCGGCACCGTCTCCACATTGTGCGCCAGCACCTCAGGCCGCGAACCGAACACCTCAGCCAACTGACCAGGAACGGCATGGAAATCCGGGATCAACAACTCCACACCCGTACCCGGATTCAACGCGTGAATCTGACGCACGGTCTCCGCATACAGCCACGCACCACCATCCTCCAGATCATCACGCGCCACACCGGTCACCGTCGAATAACGCAAACCCATCGCCTGCACACTCTCGGCGACCTTGCACGGCTCGGTGCGATCCAGCTCAGCGGGCTTACCGGTGTCGATCTGACAAAAATCACACCGACGCGTGCACTGATCCCCACCAATCAAAAACGTCGCCTCACGGTCCTCCCAGCACTCATAAATATTGGGACAACCCGCCTCCTCACACACAGTGTGCAAGCCCTCACGCCTGACCAGACCCTTGAGCTCAGTGAACTCCGGCCCCATCCGCGCCCGAGTCTTGATCCACGACGGCTTCTTCTCGATCGGGGTCTGGGAATTCCGAACCTCGAGCCGGAGAAGTTTGCGCCCCTCGGGGACCGCGCTCATCGGTCGAGGTCCGCGTACAGCGGGTGCTTCTTGGCCAGGAGTTCGACCCTGGCGGACAGCGACTGACGCAGGTCCTCGTCGAAGTCCGGGCGCAGCGCCTCGGCGATGATGTCGCCGACCTCGGCGAAGT encodes the following:
- a CDS encoding FCD domain-containing protein, with amino-acid sequence MESKAGDALFRPVRAGNAFEETVERLLQAIRLGVVGAGERLPSERELAERLGVSRVTLREAIRALSDAGYVESRRGRYGGTFVNDVLPDPPAADGRKVDNATLEDALGLRHVLETGAAEMAASRSLSPADRQHLTSTLAEAAAADVGDYRRKDSRLHLAIAEVTASGALTTAMADARTRVNQLLHMIPLLEPNLEHSNAQHEAIVDAILAGDSEAARRAMAEHVEGTASLLRAFLA
- a CDS encoding L-serine ammonia-lyase, which produces MAISVFDLFSIGIGPSSSHTVGPMRAALTFVDGLAADGELTATTRVQSELFGSLGATGFGHGSDKAVLLGLSGERPEEIDTGTVPGKIAEIRESCLLKLRGEHEIVFTEDIDLTMHRRKSLPAHPNGMIFRAFDADGKVLRERTYYSVGGGFVRDESYETDTVVVEDSTKLEFPFRTGADLLKHCADTGLPISEIMLRNELSWRTREEVRAGLLEIWQVMVECVRNGCEHEGVLPGGLKVPRRAKALHEKLLAEDGVGDPLYAMDWVSLYALAVNEENAAGGRVVTAPTNGAAGIIPAVLHYYQRFIRGSSDDGIVTFMLTAGAIGSILKQTGSISGAEVGCQGEVGSASAMAAAGLTEVLGGSPAQVENAAEIGVEHHLGLTCDPVGGLVQIPCIERNAVGASKAVHAARMAMRGDGSHVVTLDKAIKTMRETGADMSVKYKETARGGLAVNVIEC
- the lipA gene encoding lipoyl synthase, whose amino-acid sequence is MSAVPEGRKLLRLEVRNSQTPIEKKPSWIKTRARMGPEFTELKGLVRREGLHTVCEEAGCPNIYECWEDREATFLIGGDQCTRRCDFCQIDTGKPAELDRTEPCKVAESVQAMGLRYSTVTGVARDDLEDGGAWLYAETVRQIHALNPGTGVELLIPDFHAVPGQLAEVFGSRPEVLAHNVETVPRIFKRIRPGFRYARSLEVITRAREAGLVTKSNLILGMGETPEEVAPAMRDLVEAGCEILTITQYLRPSPRHHPVDRWVKPEEFVEHSQAAEALGFAGVMAGPLVRSSYRAGRLFAQTKAHRGEALSENLAHLAAEGPAAQEASSLLAR